TCCAAAAGATCCTTTTCCCAACTCTTCCCTGAAACCCTTGGTTGCATTTTTAAGCTCCCGATATGAAAATGCTCTCAGAGTGAGCTCATGGGCCAAGCCAAGATTTCCGCCTCCCAACCGCATTCTGGCCTTAACAACTCTTGACTTAGagatgaaaaaaacagaaactgcAATGGCAATTGAAGAGCATGTAATGAATGCTACGCTCATAACACAAATGAGCATCACTGTCTTCTTGCTTGTCTTATGGACCACTGGAGGCTTCGTTGCAGTGGCAATGGATCGGTTGCGGCTTTCGACACTCTTCAAACCCACCTTGAAGAAAACCTTTGATGAGTCACCTTCCAGTCTCTTAGCATATTTCACTGGGAACTTCACTTTCTTGCAGTCCCCAGATTCGTACAGCGCACCAGCACAGTTACAGTCCTGCAAACAGGACTTTCTGCAATCTTCTTCTGACATggagtttttaaaataagaaaagtcaTCCCAAGTCATTTTCTCCATATCAGTAATGCTATACGAGGATGTTTCCTCTGCAACTTTGCATAGTTCTTCAGTGTAGTTTCTCTTACACCCATTATATCTCTGGTTGGGATTGACAAAAACAGTGCCAGGAAGACAGCTGCAGTAAGGTTGATTATCGTTCATGGTGCAGTAGCTGTTGAGACCGCAGAAAGACTTCACTTCGCACTGACTTTTTGGTGCATAATGCATAAGAGAATGTAGTGTAGGCACCATTGCTGTCGAAGTTATGAGAATACAATCGAAAAATTCCATCGTACCCAATGTTGCACGGTAGATAGTTGAGCTGTTTTCCGATTCTGAATCAGAGGAAAACACAGGTGTGCCACTGGCCAAGGTGTTGTTAAGGATTAGCAGTTTGCCCGGTATAATTCAAGTACAGATGGGTACCGGAACCAAAAGTGGCAGTGTTCCAATAAGCATCTACTGAAGTGTCTATAGTGTCTATGGGATACAAAACAAGATTCCCATCAGATTGCATTTTAAGATGAAACCTTCCTGTTGAAAAATTGGTTTGTAGATGCACTGGAAAGCAGTTCCCACCCCCTGCATATAGATTCTGGCCTCCTAATATTGTATCTGTAGGAAATTTGAAACTCTCCCAAATGGCATCAGAATGTTCATTGTAGAGCACTAGATTTCCAGAATCAAGCATGCGAGCGTTTTGAAGCTGACTTCTCTATCCTAGCAATGAGCTTCTCTTCACCGGCCTCATTGTTGGCAGAATAAGTTTCTTAAAAAGAAGCTTACCGTTTACGGTCAACTCCAACGTAGCATTTGATGGCACAGGAGGGTCATCTCGGTATGCTGTCCAGGTGATTATATCAGCTGGCTTACACACCAACCAAATTCCCACTATAAAGCCACTGCCCTGTGGGTAGAACCCAAAGGCAAATGTGCCAGAAGGGGAGCGCCATGAAGTTGGTTGGATGTTGGTGGAGATTGAAGAACCTAATCTTATCAAGGTCGAGTGGTTTTGCTGGGAATTTGCAGGCTTGTAAAtacaaattaccaacaaaaacaaagaagcatAAGCGAAAGCCATTAGATGAAGTATGAAAGATAGATGATATTGTTGTCATAATGACTTTAAAGTTCAAGAAGCAAAATGCTAAAGCTATGGCTTGACCATTGTTTCTTCCTTGGGGTACGACTATTAATCTAAGATTTTTGTGAAACTAGGCCCAACCCTGGTAGACTTGACTTGCATTCAACTACCaacaaatatcataaaattttttatgtttagagaATAATTGtagtattttattagttattttttaaatttatttaaaataatttgacagacaccaagaaaaataaaataaaatttatgtctcattaaaaataataaaaataactgaaaaaaaagaaagctgcGTAAGCGAAAGCCATAAGATGAAGTATGGAAGATAGATGATATATTGGTGTCCTTGTCACTGCTCGATCACAAGTCTCGAATGACTATAAATTACAACAAGGAAAATGCTAAAGCTAGCACAACCCAAAGGCAAAAGGctggttttttttatagcttttggatattaaaaaaattattttaatatattttcaaagctaaaatatttttgaaaaacacctTAAACCACTAGAGACAGCAAGGTACGTAAAAgacataaatttcttcacctgTGATGTAAGAAGAAGAGGTTGCACATATGACTTTAATTACTGCAGAAAGATTTTCAACACAAAAGAGATAAGGATAATTGAATTGAGCAAGACTGATTGAAAGCGGTTGAGAAAGTTGTCTATGTTCCCTATTTCCTCCACAAATGGTATAACAGAAAACTGACTTGTGTTGAAGCAAACAACACGGCttattgacaaaataaaaaactgtcCCTTTCTGACATGTATGGTCTCAAAAAAAGTCTTTTATATAGTTGATTTTCCAGTATTGATTGACTAACAATAGTGTTTGAGGACTCTGTGCCTTGCGTGTAGGCCCCTGCCACTAACTTAAGCCACAcagttttctttctcttctgccTTGTGAGAGATGTAATTTGAGAACATACATATCAGCAGGATAGTTCCTGCTACGAGGAAGCTACTGGGAGCTCTCACAAGGTTTTACTTACAAATTGCTTAACCAGTAATACGAGCATGAGAAGACAAGGGATGTATGAAACTTTGTTTCCCTTTTACTGGTTAAGTTGAAGATAGCCAAATAACTACATTGCCCATGGAATTTTAACATCTCaagtttaatagatttttttaaattttatagtgatatatttttttaaattaacatgaaTGTACGGGTTAGTTTGTACGTATCTTAACTAATCTCACATGtcttgaaatttaataaattcttaaattttctcAACTTACTCacaattttttatgaggttatacTGCACTACCGAATAAACTTAGTGCATTTACTTAACATCTTCCATTAGAAATAGAATCAGCAATTCATTCCCTCCTTGTTTGTTCAATGCAAAGACAATGTCAACCTCcttacaattaattatttatgtgtGACAAcatataattagaaaatttcGTCAACAGAATAAAAAGATATGTgacttttataaatttaatcatttatgtGTGACAGCATGTAATATCAGAATTAGACAATTTCATCAACAAAATAGAAAGATATgtgacttttaatttttatttaaaattgattttttaagttaatttattgttttaaaaataatttttaagtttatatttatatttttcactttgcatatatgatataattttttcccCTAATCTTACTCATCTTTATATTAAAGTGACatttaaatcaaatgaaaaggaaataatatattagttttaaattacCATGCAATAAATTACACAAATCACTAGCCATGTATTTCTTCAAATTTCCTAGTATTTGACatatggtttatttttaaaataatcggAGAGGTAAATTTTATCTTGAGTTTCACAAATTGATATAGAATTGTTAACCCATATCTGATTTTATTGTTCACTTGAGAATTAAAACCTAAGACtaaggccccgtttgtttgctgaaaagtagtttcctttgaaaaagtgaattccgggaaaagtgaattccgagaaagtatttttcagttgaaaaacattttccagtgtttggttatgtcatggaaaataagctggaaaaataacttattaatattttaattttttctcaagtttattaaaataatgaggaacacatcttacaaattaaaaaagttgaatgagaatgaaattgaaaaaacaatttcataaattatctcaaataaaataaataataatcaaaataatagagatcaaatctaaaatttttttaaaaaaatgaaagatgaaagaaattaaaataataacaatcatatatttcataaattatttcaaataaaataagtaacaatcaaaagaatgaggatcaaatttgatagataaaaaatttcaattaaaaaaatgataaggaaaaagcaaatagcaattataaaaaataaagaccaaagttaatataaaaataaaaattttaagagatgaaattgaaaaataaatagtcaaaacaaaatttatataacaattaaaagtttgaggatcaaatttgatataatcagcaaaataatcacatttctaaatttttcacaacttttgaaaagtgtttttgtaatgttttgaaataaaatgagTAGGAAAAGGCAACCAAGCCCTTGGTGGTTTAGAAgtaagtataattaaatgaggggtagtgtggtaattagataaacattaataaatataaatagaagaaaaaaaaagaaaaaaatgggatCTGAAAATTAGAGAGCAGAACCGGCAGGAGTGAAGtgagaaagaagaagacgaagagaAAGGAGGGGAAAGTAaggggaaaaaggaaaggaatttgaggaaataagtaaaaaggtaagattatatataaatatgtgttaattaagctttaattttggttttgatgaatgttagggttatgaagtttgtgttttggttttaattgatgaattaaattgaatgttagGGGTTGATTATTGTGGGTGTTTGATTATTTGgatgattttgagagattgaattgaaagattgatgatttttagttatgattttatttgaatggtgaattttgagttaaaaatcaGGAGAGAACAGTAGGTTTCTGCTAAAATCCTGgactggaggttgaagatgacgaaaattcaatttgatcccttaatttgtgaaaattacagtttagtccccaaactttggaaaattacaaattggtccctggagcatattccgagattctgaacagtataacatatgaattatgggcaaAATTACTGTATAAgttgtatttttcatgaaaaatataagaaagtttctacatatattttgggatttaataactgatttatcaaaagcctttagaatttgattaatattttagatttttaaatcaCTTCAAAccgcaaagcagcttacctcaggtagggtgcgctaggagtgctaataccttccctagccaCAATCAGTCACTTACCCATGAATCTTTGACAACGACCAGTAAAtccaggtttcctagtaaccttcaataaatactaggtggcgactcccaagaaCCAAATCAAGCAAACAAACGAAAAATCGACAGTCGATCGCCGCGCGGGGTGACGTGCgacagtaatagtaataataatattaatagtaataataataataataataataatagtaatactcagtacgtggcgttgttatacctgagaatgatctaaaagatcggatCACAAGtttcagcctatatactgagtttatgaaaagatcaaagagatatattatataatataaacagatttctgatgcgaatgaacaaggcaagaccaacagtgtcaggatccttgatcaaacatagagcatacttaatgtacataaaatataacaagaatgtaaataataataatagtagtagtagtagtagtaaagaagaagaggaagaagttaatgagaactttgagatggaagattaatgtaaggattaaacaatgataaaaacaaatgtcaaggttaaaggatccactaatggtacttgaaacaagtataatataaactcttattactcaaatCAATCCTAGAAAGTAGGCGTGAACTTGTAAAAATGAATGCACGTGTCCTGAAGCTGACAACATGTCTTAtgcacaaaattaaaaaactgttCCTTTCTCAGATGGTCTCAATAAAGGCTTCATTTTCCAGTTAGATAACTATGTGCATTGCATGTAGGCTTCATTTTCCTTTCGGTTTAGACAACAAGATGAGCCTCTTCCaggcaacaaaaacaaacacaaacaccAGACACATTTTCACGGTGCATGTAAACCTCCAACCAAGAAAATGTTCTATTTCTCGCCAGTATATCAAGACGCATAGACAATTTCCCAAGCCATCTCCTCTTGCCTCTTTTAATTTGTACAAGTTACTGCGTCATCCTTCcgaatgacaaataaaaaaaaataatttttaaaaataaaaaaaaaattattttaatatatttcttttaaaaatatttttaaaaataatacctACCACAACCTTAAATAACCTCTCAATTCATGAACAGGAAGTCTCCACATACCGTTGTGGCAAGCAAGATTCAATGGCCTCTCAATTCATGAACAAAGTCTCCACATACCGTTGTGGAAAGCAAGATTCAATGGCCTCTCAATTCATGAACAGGAAGTGGAGAGCAAGATTCAATGGCCTCTCAATTCATGAACAAGTCTCCACATACTGTTGTGGAAAGCAAGATTCAATGGCCTCTCAATTCATGAACAGGAAGTCTCCACATACCGTTGTGGAAAGCAAGATTCAATGGCCTCTCAATTCATGAACAGGAAGTCTCCACATACTGTTGTGGAAAGCAAGATTCAATGGCCACAAGTCAGTCCCAGAAAGTAGATGTGAAGTTGGAAAAGCACCTGTCTGAAGCTGACATCACGTCTGATgcacaaaattaaaaacctcAGATGATCCCAACAGAGGCTTAATTTTTCAATGGCTGACGTCGTATCAGTAGCTGAgcatataaaataaagagttagAAGTGATAGAATTTctacatccataaaaaaaaaaagacttcaacagaaagaaaaaaaaatgaggtcgaccatgttagctttttaattaagttaCTCTCTTAATTATCGCAAATATTGTCCcaattccatttaaaaaaaaatagatttaaaagattgtatttggttaaaatcgataaatttttacaagtaaaataaatgaaaagtaagtttttattaacaaaaaagattattttagtttctacaaaaaaaaaaaaaaacaattatgtatTGAACCCAATACAAAACCAAAAGCTATTTCActaatgcaatttttttttctctgattaGACAAAATGTGAAAGCTACACAATACCAAACGCTATTAATGTTAATAACAACTGCTCCTGTTTGTTCTTCAGCGCAAATGTgaaataatataacataaacgACAAATCAGAACTACACGTTGCATAAACAGAAAAATGTAACTCCTACCATGTGTTTAAACATCAATTTCATGATACCTTTCGGTTTAGACAACAAGATGAGCCTCTTCCaggcaacaaaaacaaacacaaacaccAGACACATTTTCACGGTGCATGTAAACCTTCAACCAAGAAAATGTTCTATTTCTCGCCAGTATATCAAAAACGCATAGACAATTTCCCAAGCCATCTCCTCTTGCCTCTTTTAATTTGTGCAAGTTACTGCGTCATCCTTCCGAATGACATTAAATTTTCAGgacaatattaatataattccaAGCAAATCCAAACTAAAACACTAAGAACCCTGGACAATGAGCAATGTATCAGGAGATAATCTGCCGACACACTTCATCAAGTTTTCAGTTTCATCTTCTTTATGTCAATAACAACTTAAAATAACTCATTACAGCATCACTAACACAGTTTATCATTAACCGGCACAAATTCTGAACCACCGACGGCCAACCCACCATTAAGATCTAGTCAGGTCATCTCTGTAACTACATCCCAAAAACAAAGTCCAATACATTTGTTAATAACAGCTATAAAGAATTCTTCCAAATGCCGTCAtaacatatttttgaaaagcttttcaggaaaaaaaaaaaatgacttgataCATAAGAGTATACACAATGAACTGCTGCTCAACAAGCTTTAGCACTCCAAAGGCACTGAAACTTGTTAGTTACAATACACAAAATACTTCTAGACAAATGCCATTTTTAATTAGAGCATTACCAAGGAAATGTAACACCAAGCAAGCACAGTGTGCCAACAGAAATGgtgaaacaaggaaaaaaacgaaaaaaataaactcagacAGGCCACTTCAATTAGTTGAACTGCATTCCACAGCCATTTAAATCTTCAACCTATAAATATTCCAGGACCATTGCTATGATCTTGTAGCAGATGGCACAGAGAGATAGCTCTTCCCTTGTAAAATGATGAATATAACTTTGATCTGGGATGATAGTGAAGCAAAAGCAAAGGGGCTATCTGTGGTAAAACAATTATGACATATAAGATTGGCATAGCAGACATGAGAGTAGAACATTGGAGAGTGTTAAACCtatttgttgtaacccatttttggtccccataaaaaataaaataaatagccaaaagaggttagaaaaaataacaggaggcagaagcgctcagaaaacagtcagaaaattggtcaaggaattttaaaaatacaaggattgaatttttgacaaatattcttaaaggatgaaagccctattgagaaggaaaatttgaattttgaggagaaaagcccaaatttagatgtttatggatttaattggatttttatttgaatttatagaagatttgattgcaagaaaaattgatttttaagtcaatttgggctttaattagaagaaatttaagttctggggccaaaatatattttttaggaatttattgggtcaaatcaggggtttaattgcataaatattgaagtttaagggccaattagggatttaattaagaaaatccgaaaccagggaccaaattggaagaggcgcgtaaatggaggggctgcaattattcggttcaggggcctaattgaagaaattgaaagtttattaatcaattgagggctaaattgcataaatcagaggccaaggaccaaagtgaaaaaggcggccaacaataGGGGCGAGGACCGAATTTGGAgggctgatttgaagtttggcccatttaaatgaaacggcgcgttttatccaaaacgacgccgtttcatatataaaaaaaaaaaaaaaaaaaggaagaccagaacggtgtcgccgtacgcgagccacgccaccgcagctcCACCAGCGACCGCCTCCACGCCAGGCACCCATTTCTTCTCCCCTGCATTCTTTTCGTGGCAGCCTTGCCTCCTGCatgttgcatgcaggaggcgggggggagaaaaataattctcccccccccccccgctgGGCTGCTAACGCTGGGCCAGctcgatgctggcccagcccctGCACGTCTGGGCCGGTTCTGGCCCAGACTGAAGAAGAATTTTcggttgggccgagttcggcccaacctTTCCTTGTTGAGCTGAGTCCGGCccgtttatttgggccggcccagcccgaattgttttttatattatatatattatatattataatatgttataatatatgtgtgtatatatgtatatatatatataaaatataataatgataaaaaaatattttgaaaaatgataaaaaaatattgttgatttttctgcatatttttgtcaaagtggtttaatgttggtttgtatttttatatcgtaaagatgcaaaaccagtgttaaaaatacccggttttcgtcaaaatatcaaagattttcagaataaaaaaatgtttttgctttcaaaaaaattctatgtatatataaatattataacatcatatttttcacataacaaagaaaattttcaaaacaatatatgtattagcatgcattttggctttaataaccagtttattcaagccatgaaaactaggccaatatttcaaaaattctaaaaaaatctttttgttttcttttagtatttgggattacgaatttatacgtaaacgtattcctaaatattattaataaaattttggtatggacgttagaaacggttaggattttttacccgataagataaagatctcCTTatccgaggaggatttttcttgaaccataaacagaccaacaactaggaaaacaccataacaccttagtttttttttttatcagacaataaaacaatgcagcttaccttaggtagggcgtatttggggtgctaataccttccctttacgcaaccagtctccgtacccgatctctgagaccagttagggttcctagtgaccaaaatactaggtggcgactccaaaaaataaaaaataaaaaaaattcgccAATCGAACCCGCAAATcgcaaatatttgtttttggggtgcgacagaatggcaactccactggggaccttgtagactaagctttgtttttgtctgatttgtttgtgttttcgtgtgtttattgttaatatgcctttccGTTTATTtacatattggttttttttattttacgcgtATTACTtatgcattgtataaaattgtcttatgcatcacttgcttttatttttgagaagcacacacaagccttaagttaagtggggaattagcgatttaccctaagactatcggtcagggtttaaatgcgtgaaacacccaactcatatccgagtgcctgcttggtaatggcgGACATACGTGTCTTAGCTATTCCTTGCAaagcccccatactgtctttacgaagaacgtcactgggcagatatgagaacCTTCAAGACTAGATAGAAAGaaaactacccactctcacttattaaatagagcttgtccttaggttatgtatcttttTTGCAATATCGTGCATCACTTATGCATCACATTTTCGTcacgcatttttttttttataaattatcatatgcattccagatcgtgaaacataggtcccacaccCAGAGTCCATCAAACCCGTTtaagatcaagaatggagaatGAAGAGAGGGCCATCCTAGAATCCcgctaccagaccgagttggaatctgtgaaaaatgaagtttctcgactgaccaatctactggagcaacttttaagagccaagaacggggagggaacatctacccaaccacctataggagcaccgtcagtTCATGTCCCGAGGGTATCTccgaacttgggggcagattcagtgacggggcagcactttgcgcctaccattcccattcagccccctcaagctcacatctcTGTAGATGGGCCTTCTGATAATAGGTCCACCagatttatgaacgatgacaagatatcggccttggaagaaaggttaagagcaatcgagggaaatgactggtttgaccccatgcgagcgtctgaaatatgcttggtaccaaacatcacggtaccaaaagattttaggataccggagtttataaagtacactgggttggaatgcccaaacactcaccttcgatcttattacaataagatggctgaggtgattcatgacgataagttactgatctactttttccaagacagtctatcggggtcggcgctaagttggtacatgaggctggataatgccaagatcaagaaattgaaggatttagttgaggctttccttaagcaatacaagttcaatttggaaattgctccagatcgaacaagccttatgtcaatggaaaagagaagccaagagtcagtaagggcttatgcgcaaagatggagggacgaggccacacatgtgcaaccccctttgatagaaacggagatggtgactttgttcgccaatacattcaaggcgccctactatgagcatttaatgggtagctcatctcaacatttctatgatgctgtacgcatagcggaaagaatagagcaagggattaaagctggacgcataattgaaccattggagacaaagtgttttttcggaagaaaattgaaaggtcccgttaacaactttgaaggtgggtccaatgacaagataacggattcatataacccacaaatacctacctctcatgtggcccacataaactttaacaaacctttttcccctaatcgagcaaatggccagtcaaacacccaaaacaaccaccaaagaccaaacacaagatacatttcagaacaactaccgccattacccatgcctctgaaggacatatatgccaaactactgagcattggacaaatagctcctatccctacattaccactacagccaccattccccatctggtttaagcccgagttgacttgcgagtaccatgctggtattcccgggcattgtcttgaaacgtgctatggtttcaagaacaagttgttgaagctcatcaagataggatgggtgtcatttgaagacacacccaatatcagttcaaattcattgcctggtcatgacaaaagtgataggggataaagggttggaaaaccttggtcaagaatcgtcaataatgaagaaggcgagatcgaaggagaagacaaggaaacgcaagtggggaaggaagatgaagcattgcctcggttgactttccacacactagaagaagtttcagaacgggttgacccaagaacttctcgtagttttcaaaatgtaaaacaactttatttgccttagcatgtttttgtcatttgcttttgtcattgcttttattttctctagtgggCAATcagggctcatgatgtcagccagattttgtgtttgtctttgagcctaccttttctttaaataaatgatgagtttatgcattttttgaacaagtttgagtggttacaaagaaagtatcataaaatggtttaatatgaaatttaagaaaagctaaccCTAAAGTACAACCCTATCATTGATAGCATAATGAATTGCATGGATAAATGTTTAAGTGGTCACTTTATAATTGTCTTTTAAAGAATAGAGTCTAtatgcattttgaaaaaaaaaatcattatctctTCATTCACTAAAAAAGTTTATCACTAGCTGAATGAATtacttctctatataaaagcccagactaggatcgcacccctatactgggggcaagacgagatgttttatgaaaagttttacgtgtTTAAAATTGGATgaaagcctatagatttgaaaaccaagctaaagcatttgacaaaagcatgacaaagaggcaaatacaagtcatacattttgagaaaaggactacttgaagaaagtcaaagacttcttctccaaaaatatgataggcaacacgagagataaatccagcatacgactttaaaagcaagttcatgttaagagggagtctcatgaactagaagaagaggttgggacctatgtttcaaaaccaggtataaatgcatgcattgcatctaatcataaatcattgcatatatgttttttttggatcgttacaggaggagatcttagcgcattccaacaagattatggacgaagaaagaatcattgagttgattctagaacaacaagaagagaagataatggttttcaaaccctgccagcaggaagaacaaCATcaatagcattcggtaaaaaggaatcgccaaatgggattccaagttgttgagatcgacagaagggatctcgt
This genomic stretch from Populus alba chromosome 19, ASM523922v2, whole genome shotgun sequence harbors:
- the LOC118034671 gene encoding G-type lectin S-receptor-like serine/threonine-protein kinase RLK1; translation: MAFAYASLFLLVICIYKPANSQQNHSTLIRLGSSISTNIQPTSWRSPSGTFAFGFYPQGSGFIVGIWLVCKPADIITWTAYRDDPPVPSNATLELTVNVLYNEHSDAIWESFKFPTDTILGGQNLYAGGGNCFPVHLQTNFSTGRFHLKMQSDGNLVLYPIDTIDTSVDAYWNTATFGSESENSSTIYRATLGTMEFFDCILITSTAMVPTLHSLMHYAPKSQCEVKSFCGLNSYCTMNDNQPYCSCLPGTVFVNPNQRYNGCKRNYTEELCKVAEETSSYSITDMEKMTWDDFSYFKNSMSEEDCRKSCLQDCNCAGALYESGDCKKVKFPVKYAKRLEGDSSKVFFKVGLKSVESRNRSIATATKPPVVHKTSKKTVMLICVMSVAFITCSSIAIAVSVFFISKSRVVKARMRLGGGNLGLAHELTLRAFSYRELKNATKGFREELGKGSFGAVYKGTLYKGKKVIAVKRLEKLVSEGEREFLTEMRSIGKTHHKNLVRLLGYCTEDSQRLLVYEYMSNGSLADLLFRTERIPDWSHRVKIALDIARGILYLHEECEAPIIHCDIKPQNILMDDFWTAKISDFGLAKLLLPDQTRTFTIVRGTRGYLAPEWHKNTPISVKADVYSYGVMLLEIVFCRRNIETNVSRPEEVQLSNWAYELLTARELDKLDLGKDVDLQNFEKMVMVGIWCIQDEPGIRPSMKSVVLMLEGITDVSVPPRPASASA